One genomic region from Pseudoduganella lutea encodes:
- a CDS encoding methyl-accepting chemotaxis protein, with product MNLSIRKRLLLSNVSTLLFVAVCGLIAFQAVRDLDAAMQAVRDNGSAIKDQLQADMAHDAIRGDVLGILLSATNGDAAQATEARKDLLEHTTLLRARLASMAGLTSDAALQQAMALVIPDAEAYLSSASAIGKMGTGDKAAIDAAYPAFLASFRTLEESMAALSEHIEQNSTLLAAAGENAARNAKRQILGVSILSMVVALALGQMNARAIVVPLNAVMQTAARIARGDLSECALNGRTDTRTETGRLTLALADMRSSLHNIVSLVRTNTDSIATASSQIATGNMDLSSRTEMQAGSLEETAATMEQLTSTVRQNTGNAREATALASTASDVAVRGGVVVGEVVETMGEIRTTSARIGDIIGVIEGIAFQTDILALNAAVEAARAGEQGRGFAVVAAEVRSLAHRSNAAAQEIRQLVGTAASAVARGSTLADAAGATMQEVVVSVQRVSAIMAEISIASAEQESGIEQVNRAISEIDGITQQNAALVEEAAAASAAMKDRAATLKDVVNVFQLGNATAK from the coding sequence ATGAACCTGTCGATCCGTAAGCGCTTGCTGCTGTCTAACGTCTCCACTCTGTTATTTGTTGCGGTGTGCGGGCTGATTGCCTTCCAGGCCGTCCGCGACCTGGACGCCGCTATGCAGGCAGTGCGTGACAATGGCAGCGCCATTAAGGACCAGTTGCAAGCCGACATGGCCCATGACGCCATCCGCGGCGACGTCCTGGGCATCCTGCTCAGTGCAACCAACGGCGATGCTGCCCAGGCGACTGAAGCGCGCAAAGATCTCTTGGAACATACGACACTATTGCGCGCGCGTCTGGCCAGCATGGCCGGTTTGACCAGCGACGCCGCCCTGCAACAGGCGATGGCGTTGGTGATACCGGACGCCGAGGCATATCTTTCAAGTGCCAGCGCTATTGGAAAGATGGGCACCGGCGATAAAGCCGCCATTGACGCGGCCTACCCCGCGTTTCTGGCGAGTTTTCGCACGCTTGAGGAAAGCATGGCTGCGCTTAGTGAGCATATCGAACAGAATTCGACGCTGCTGGCCGCAGCAGGGGAAAATGCCGCACGTAATGCAAAACGCCAGATCCTGGGTGTGTCGATCTTGTCGATGGTCGTCGCACTTGCATTGGGCCAAATGAACGCGCGTGCCATCGTCGTCCCGCTCAATGCGGTCATGCAAACTGCCGCCCGCATTGCCCGCGGGGACCTCTCTGAATGTGCCCTTAACGGCCGAACCGACACGCGCACCGAAACCGGACGCCTGACGCTGGCACTGGCAGATATGCGCAGCAGCTTGCACAACATCGTTTCGCTAGTGCGCACCAACACCGACAGCATTGCCACGGCATCGAGCCAGATAGCGACCGGCAACATGGATCTGTCGTCCCGTACCGAAATGCAGGCCGGTTCGCTGGAAGAGACTGCGGCCACGATGGAGCAACTGACTTCGACTGTGCGACAGAACACCGGCAATGCCCGCGAGGCAACCGCACTGGCTTCAACGGCTTCGGACGTAGCCGTCCGAGGCGGCGTGGTTGTTGGTGAAGTCGTCGAGACGATGGGAGAAATCAGGACAACATCCGCCAGGATCGGCGATATCATTGGCGTCATCGAAGGAATCGCATTCCAGACGGATATTCTGGCCTTGAATGCCGCCGTCGAGGCAGCCCGAGCGGGTGAGCAAGGCCGGGGTTTTGCCGTTGTCGCCGCCGAGGTGCGCAGCCTGGCCCACCGCTCTAACGCCGCTGCCCAGGAAATTAGGCAACTGGTCGGGACGGCGGCTAGTGCCGTCGCTCGCGGCAGCACGCTGGCAGACGCCGCTGGCGCGACGATGCAAGAGGTCGTCGTCAGTGTGCAACGCGTGAGCGCCATTATGGCCGAAATCAGTATCGCCAGTGCCGAGCAGGAAAGCGGCATCGAGCAGGTCAACCGGGCGATCAGCGAGATCGATGGCATCACGCAGCAGAATGCAGCACTGGTCGAGGAAGCCGCCGCGGCTTCGGCGGCAATGAAGGACCGGGCGGCGACGCTGAAGGACGTCGTCAATGTGTTCCAACTTGGCAATGCGACAGCCAAATGA
- a CDS encoding transporter translates to MFAFVSSPAYAADEEPIATDRPDFVESSNVVGKGRIQIETSVARDRTTGRGDTETLWAMPTLLRFGIGETVELRLESDGALRQRSRTAGHAPVTERGYADTSLGMKWHAMDAVGNLPSVAVLLHADLSTGSTAFRGEGTRPTARVVAEWDLPHDLSLGIMPGIGHEKANGGTTFAIFGLVVGKALSERLRSFVEVSSPHIARAAHGGTEASLSVGAAYLLQKNVQIDTAFSHGLNGRTPDLGLTVGLSIKL, encoded by the coding sequence ATGTTTGCGTTCGTCTCATCTCCTGCCTACGCAGCAGACGAGGAGCCCATTGCCACAGACCGTCCGGATTTCGTTGAATCCAGCAATGTCGTGGGCAAGGGGCGCATACAAATCGAAACAAGCGTTGCGCGCGATCGCACTACGGGCCGTGGCGACACTGAAACGCTTTGGGCGATGCCGACGTTGCTCCGCTTCGGCATTGGCGAGACGGTCGAACTGCGCCTTGAGTCCGATGGTGCGCTACGCCAACGCAGCAGGACGGCGGGCCATGCCCCTGTTACCGAACGTGGCTATGCCGACACTTCGTTGGGTATGAAATGGCATGCCATGGACGCCGTCGGCAACTTGCCGTCGGTCGCTGTGTTGCTGCACGCGGACCTCAGCACCGGTAGCACCGCATTTCGCGGTGAGGGAACGCGACCGACAGCGCGCGTGGTTGCCGAGTGGGACCTGCCACATGACCTATCGCTCGGCATCATGCCCGGAATTGGCCACGAAAAGGCCAACGGCGGTACGACGTTTGCGATTTTCGGCCTGGTAGTAGGCAAGGCGTTGAGCGAGCGCCTGCGTAGCTTCGTCGAGGTTTCGTCGCCCCATATAGCGCGCGCGGCCCATGGCGGTACCGAAGCGAGCCTGTCAGTCGGTGCGGCGTATCTCCTGCAGAAAAACGTCCAGATTGATACGGCATTCTCGCACGGTCTGAATGGGCGTACGCCTGACTTAGGCCTGACCGTCGGCCTGTCTATCAAGCTCTGA